ggctcaggggtacctttcatggacccctaggtgagtcacaagaaaaaattcaaattcaatttcgtttcgaatggcgggccatctaagtttggcgaccttgaccaaaattgggaatttaaggtgtccaaatgacaaagcgctctctttgagaggcatttttcttcttaattaaatcagttgtgaccctctttttgaatgtggtcactcactggctgtgtctgaaatgcctaatgccaaaaagattgatttgaatttcgttgggatttcagaggggtcaaaatcagcacttcatactgttcaatcaaattatctttgattttgaaggacccatgataatgccacagtgcacttataggtcctaattatgttcagaatggattaaccatgtgccaatgtctatgagcaattaaaaaagagacatttctagacaccctacagaattttaggcccccctaaagtggttcagccacaaatggcgcataaaatcggcaaattttgacacctaataatcttaggtgtacaccagatatgaatttctagtcttttgcatctgaaagaatgtagtctaatgttactaggaacatcagatttgttttgtatttttgtgttttgatactttcaaaaaggtcattgacctatgaacatttttcgccatagcgccctcctgaaaggtctgacacataacaaactatacattttggaatcctcatgaccatacgagtaatttgatatattacttgacataattgggagcattctgaaaattggacccccataacctgtactttgcatgtgcatcgttgccaggaagtgcatttttgacccccttaaaaatccatacagaggattagaaagtagttttttcttattacttgactcaagagcaacttgaaatatcaggataaataatacaaatggctataaagtgatcaaaaatataaaaaaatatcatactaaaattggcattttgtaccgtatcctgtatgcatggtatgttaggcaaaaatgactatttttgaaagcgccaacttaatactaaaacacaaaaatacaaaacaaatcttatgttcctagtaacattaaactacattctttcagatgcaaaagactagaaattcatatctggtgtacacctaaagttattaggggtcaaaatttgccgattttaagtgccatttgtggctgaaccactttagggtggcctaaaattctgtagggtctagaaattctcttttttgaattgctcatagacattggcatatggttaatccattctgaacataattaggacctataagtgcactgtgacattatcatgggtccttcaaaatcaagataatttgattgaacagtacgaagtgctgattttgacccctctgaaatcccaaacgAAAAAAtccaaatctatctttttggcattaggtatttcagacacagccagtgagtgaccacattcaaaaagaggatcacaactgattcaattaagaagaaagtgcccctcaaagagagcactttgtcatttggacccttaaattcacaattttggtcgaggtcgccaaactttgattgcccgccattcgcaaacgaaacggaatttgaatttttttcttgtgacctcacctagggatccatgaaaggtacccctgagccaaaggagagcaaaatccaagagggtgggtgtacactcaatctgtttcgacatggactgacccatagacagatgtcgcgccagcttaagtgaccgatgaatacgaccttcatacacattttacaccataactcagaatacaatttagggaatttacggctcgtttgtgctgccgggtcacatattgagAGTCCAATATTCAAATATCTGTCCCCAGAAATGGTTCATATTGCCAGACGTAGTACTGAAAGCACATTTCAATGATTTCTGGTTAATCGATTATTTTGTAAAGAAATGATTGAAGGTCATTCTTAGTGTCTTCACCATTCACTAGCGGCCAGGACTACTACTACCTAGTAGACACCTTCacctttttgaaaacaaaaacaaaaacaggccATAGAGggaattcaaaattcaaatatcTGTCTCCTGAAATGGTTTGTATTGCCGGATTTGGCACTGAAGCACATTTCAATGATTTCTGTGTTAATCGATCACTTTATAATGAAATTATTGAAGGTCACTTTTAGTGTCTTCACCAATCACTAGTGGCCAGTATTACTAACTAGTAGAGACCTTCACCTTATTGAAACAACTCAAAGAGGGAGTTTAATATTCAAATATCTGTCCCCTGAAATGGTTCATATTGCCAGACTTAGAACTGACGAACATTTACATGACTTGAGTTAATTTGTTCATAAATTATTGAAGGTCACTTTGCTTTCTCAATTCACAAATATTTActataatcaaagacaaaattcaaaagactagtttgcatctgatgtcatacgcaaactagtccttTGAATTTGGTCTCGAATTACACCTAGTAGAGACCTTCATCTTGTTGAAACAACCAGGTCAAAGGGAGAGTTTAATTTAGGTAATGATTAAGATATAAAAAAGGTAGGGGGATCAATCTGTCCCCTGAAATGTTTATAATGACAGACTGAAGCATATACCGTAGCGTTTTAGTAACAACTGATTAATCAatgtgaaaaaaaacccacacaactGACTTTCACTATTAGGGgtaaaaaatagttttaaaagttTGATTAACGTTACCCAACCAACCGTAACAATTTTAAACGCAGACGATGGAGCCGATACTCTTTGATTTTACCTTGTTGGTCACATGACACAAAATCTTTTGCTGAGAATCGTTGTGAGCAATAATTTGCCGATTCATGACAATATTCTAACCCTGCTTTACCCAAAgacattagacccaaagagtaccaactcagaatTGTCTAATGCTATGGTAACTCCACCATATTGGTTTATCACACAAACTTGTGCTTGTGCCATTTATCAACAGAAGCCTGAGATTCAACGATAAGttgcatctttaagcttgagtGTTAAGCTGAatttctcacgcatgctcagtgctTACTTCAGTTTTCAGATCGTCAAGCTGATCAATAGCTACCAATGGCTGAGACAAAAACAacatcgcttttgcaagttgaagaaatctgaaCTTTTGAGCGATATTGCTTGAcatgtgaatgcatcaaccaatcatttacaaccaactggatctgttattttgctaattaatttccctttctcaattattaactttcggtgctgaattaattcaaagcaataattttgTGGTATTTAGAACATTATAATTGTTGTCTGCAATCGCTATTGCCATgaaaatgcaaaagcgacgagcgatggaTCCCTTTAAGTCGAAGTTTGCTGGGTGCACGATGAGGTAGTAGCGACTTGCAAACTTGGTgaagtcggtactctttgatctAATCTCTATGGGGCCAACCTACTCACCACTTTCTTGACTGCTACTTTACAGCGCCTTACTCTAATCGCTCTCTTCAGACTGGGCATGCTCAGAAGCTGGTCTACCGTTGGACGCTTTTGATAATCTGGATGCATCATCAGGGAGATGGTTTCTTTTAGACTTTCTGAGATGTCTGCAAGGGTAAAGACAAATATAAATGCCACAGTGGTTAAGGTCTTTGATGCTGCATATTTATTTAAGAGGGAGGAATTGGCAATTATGAAAGATCTGCGATGGAATTTGATATACAGCATAACGAAATATGGAGAAGTCTTTACATAGCTATGTTCAAATATGGTTGGGTGCATCACAAATTGGCGGACAGGGGTCTCAACACATATTGAGAAATACACACTTTGTACAATGTATTTCACAGAAACAAGTCACTTGTTGCGATCATTGATCATGATAAATCCTTAGATGAAAATCAAACCACCATGCCTGGGTTTACAACCACCTGCTGACCAATTCAGTGAAATACACAAATGAGCGCTAATTGGCATATTTGAGAGACACATCCATATAATAGAATTTGAAGAgcaccaattgccacccctccaccaagtGACATCACTATGTGTCTTGCCAGTTCTCAGAAGCTAAGGCGAAcggacatacaagctgtatcaaaatgattggtacccatcagtttccagtgatatggacatgactgccacatcaaaatgcaacattgaaTCCACATAATTTGTTTATTAATGTCAAAAACAGTCATATAACTGTAAATTATGGTAATTTCAAGAAGACCCAATGTTGCATATGGTAGAAGCAGCCTTTTCtataaccatcaaaactgatgggtacttatcattttgatacagtctatACTAACATTCAACCAGGAAACACAATGCCTCAGGTGGAGGTATTATAAAAATGAAATTAGACTTCTTGGGAAATTTTGTATTGAGGACATTTTCAACTTtctcaaatataaaaaaatacattcCTAAGAATTGTCAATCTTTGTGGGAAAGTTGGCATCTcttaccccctcccccaaaaaaatcaaGCCTTAGACTTACTTTTTTTGCAGATATCCCATGGGATTTCCCCTTTCCTGAGTTGATGCCAGAGGGCACCGTTTCTGGGAAGCTCCAAATCACAAGCTAACTCTAACATGGTAATACCTAAGctgtaaagaaaaaaatatgcaaaaagacAAAGAATTGTTAGAGATGAACAGGAGAAGATACATTTCATGTTTTGAGTGTTTATTGTTATTTACAGTGTCAGCGCCACAGGGGGGGATAAATGCcctttgttgccccccccccagtaaaaacccaaaattaaccacatttccactttttgcagcaatgttgtgcagttaatattaaAACCCAGTTAGTTTAAAAGCCAGAGAAAGAGATGATAGAAAGCAGGAACGTTGTAATGATCTAATGCTTATGCATCTCCTTCTCTTTTGgaatttttaaaataatgttgaaaataatgTACTGAATTATTAAAACACATGTCAGAGTTGCGATGTCTGTATGTgccaaaaggcagctattttgctGCATCAGCAAGACACAGTTATTAACCTTCTCCACACATGTGTTGAGGgcaaaaaaagttcaaaatttcttttaaaaaaaaaaaaaaaaaaaaaaaaaaaaatcgaaatttttgAAATTGGATATTCCgatgacaatatttggaatctgcctgaaaaatgcattaaaatgagtacaatcaaGCCCAGTATAtgtagtggttcttgagatagctcttgatattttgggaaaatatctcaaaactttttatgttgaaacctatgacCAGCATGCAAAGTATTATAAAGCTTACCTGAAAACATCAGCATGTTTGCCAAATTTGCCTTGAAGCAGCTCAGGAGCGAGGTACTGTGGGTCTCCTTCCTGAGCCTCGCCTAAGTCTCTCTGttgtaaaaaagaaagaatggaaaACACAAATATGTTAAGGCCTTTCCCCCATGCAAAAGACTCCGGGTATACAACATATCTGGAGCTTATTTCACAAAGTAATGTAATTCATCGTATCTAGGCATGATCTtgatcctgtgttgttgttttttttggttttttttcaatttcagttctaacatatccatttcctgaaaatccatctggGCTTGCGTGCGGTATTGAACATTTAGGGGGGTTTGTTCATGGAATAGGCTGACAGGTATCACCCCTCCTCAAAaacattgttgttgttttttgctctttttatgacaaattatcatcatacAATTCCGGAAAtgcaacaattttttttcacattttttgggcCAAATTTCCAGAAATCCGGTAATTTctggaagatttacatccctggttATTAGCTGACCTTGTTCAATTCAATTGTGAGTCCAAAGTCCCCTACTTTGCATACACCATAGAAGGAGAAGAAGATGTTTTCAGGTTTCAGATCCAGATGAAGAAAGTTCTGATCATGGAGATGCTTCAAGCCCTGCAACAAAGGTAACATGTAAGATCATTGTAAATGCATGGAATCTGACCTTCACAGTATACATGTAACAAATCTGTTTTAATGTTAACAAACAGATTATCAGAAACTTTCAGATATCATCGGTCCACAGGAACGCTCGCCCCGCCTATGATCATGATAGTTATTTCttattgaaaatatatattaCAAAAGAAAAAATTCCCTACACAGTGATGTGAGTTTCTAAGATTTTGAGCAAGTATATTTGATACAACAGTGCTAACTAGCTAGTCGGCTATACCTTCAACACGGGCTCCAAATTTGAGGTCACGCTCTAATTACAAGGTCTGTGTGTTGCGTGTATAGGAAAAAGGACAATAAGTGCAGTTACTGCAGTATGCATAGTCCTAATCCTAcctgagaaaatatgcatgtggtGTCATTGGATTTAGAACGGATAATAGTAAATTATGTTATGTGTAAAATATGCCCCGCCAGAAGGGACGTTTCTCGGGATTCGTAGAATTCaaacagaaaaaaattaatttgacagCAGTTGAAGTACAATGTAAGATACTTTACCTGAAGCAGATCTACAAGGTAATCCCACACGATGCTCTCTGGAATATCATGATTCTCTTCAGCAAACTCAAGGAGACTgaatataaaaaagaaaacaaaatagaaCTGTAACACAAAATTAAGGTATCTGATTTTTATTGGTCTACTTACATCCAGGCTGCAAAATAACtggttgccttgatgccctattAATTGCTGCTATTCTTTAACATATAATTGCCTTGTAAAATAGATGTGCCCTTTCAAATTGCCTTGAGATGGTGCCCTTCAGAATCCTTATTTTGCAACCTGCTTAAATCAATGTGTGTGTTGCCTCGAACATCTGTTTTAAATACAACATTTTATGATGCCACCAGGTATCTCTCCTTGGGCTTCTCTAAGGTGAATCAGTGATCCCCAAAAagatatttgaaagttgcaggaaTAGCTTAAATGTAAAGGATGCATCTACCAAATTCTCATATtttgttaaatatgaaaattgacaAACAAGAGCTGCTGAAAAATGGCCAAACTCCAGTCATTTGTATGTTGCTGTACGGACAGACCAATCCAAGATTTTCTGATGTAACAAAAGACCGACAGtgcctttatttttattttttattatgacttaCTTTAACCATATCAGGTTTAGCCATTCTTTATGCATGCTTTGCGGAACTCTACCCACAATTCAGTGGTGTATGAGACATCAGCTGTGGGGGAGGAGCAAAGATAAACACTTTCCTGATGTCCCATCATTTTGACCCGTGTGGCCTTGTGCAGAATTAGCAAAAACACTATTTTTACACTATTGCTGTCACTGTAAACATTATGTTGTAATTTGCACTCACCTTATTTTGCATAGTTCTGTTTGTATGTAGAGATGTCCCCTCTCAGCCCATGCTTTGTGGAACTCAACACAGTTTGGGTGTTTGGACAAAGATTCATGTTTATTAACTTCTTCTAATCTTCTCctcctaaatataataataagcaaGAACATGTTTGCCAAGGTTTGTACAATATTAAactgtggtgaaattattctaggcaagcaaaaaaaaaatcacattttagttgTATGGTTTCACCATTGTTGTGACCAAACCTTTTTTCTTACGGGTTGACTAACTAGATAAGTGGTTAACTATGTAACCATGATTAACCCCAGTGAACTAGTTTAAACCGATTATAACTACAGGCATGTGATCAGGGAATTCCCAGAATGGAGGAAACTTGCGAAGCGGAACGAGCGTAGCGAGTGAAGCTCTCGCCCCTCAcggcggggggtccaggggcacgcttaagggcccctggtggggtccaggggcggaGCCCCCTAAGCCAGAGggcttctacactgtaaaaaccctattGAGGCCCTCTCAGGAGAGcaattttacaggaaaaaaagacacataggcctaaatgaagacaaaatgtttaatttgaatgaaaaaataccactttttagtACAATATGAGTGAAAATCAAATACTTAACCTCACTTATTACTTATTACAGAGGGTTTCTAGATGGTCCGTTAAAGCAATTCTTCCCTTGGATCCATAAGATATCATGTCCCAACACACAATGCACAGTGAGCAATAAGCTTTACCGGCGACAGCAATTTTTTTGATACCATTTTACAGATCAATTTGCGACCATCTTTAACATGTATTACTTTCACTTCGTGATCCAGCCAGCTCCAGCGGAACTTGTTTTTCAGATCTTTATCAACTACGCCGACGTTCGCGTCATTTTTCTTAAGCGTTTTCATCTTGATTTTGGTTCAATACCGATAAACAAATCCTGTCGATCACGCAATATCAGTTGTCAAAATTAAAGATGGCCGAACAATGTTGATAGAATGCAAGCTTATCAGTGATTGGTTTATATCGGCAAGTGACGCCACAATGGACCAATCATAGAAATCGTTAGTAAAATTACAATAGCGTTTCTTTGGGCGACTTTTAAAATAGTAATTCATGAATAATCGGCAGTTTTTCTTTTCATGTTCGCAGGAAAAACACATTGGGCGAATTTTTGCGTGTTTTTTTCAGCAGGTATTTGCCTTACGACTTGGCAACCACGGCGCACACGGCCGAAACAAGAAGTTCGTTAAAAAAGAGAGAGATGCTCTTTGCCAATGTTCAAAGCTTACAGGgggccctcccccccccccccccaaatgtctCAACGGATTTACATTGATCTCAGGGGGGTCGGATTTTGGTCTCAAATCCGCGGATTTCCGCGAATCGGCGGAAAAATCACATTCCTGTAACTAGATAAGCGGTTAACTAGGTAACCCCGGTTAATTAGGTACAATGTAATTATGTAACCCCGGTGGACTAGTTTAAACCGGTTAACTAGGTAACAGGGTTAACTTGGTAATGCCAGAGAACTAGCTAACCCTGGTTAACTAGGTAACCGGTGAACTAGGTTACACTGAAGGTAATCTTAATGGAATTAATTGAGTTAGTATAATTAATGGATTAACTTGATAATTTCAAGTtgtaaagtcgctgggtgggtGCCTTATGGGTGTTTTATgggaataaataaattgatagtTGTGTAAAAGAAATAGCCTTTGAAGACAGGGCATGTTATGCTGTCAACCCAGGCATAATAAGGTTTTTTAATAACATCCTAGTATGCCAGAAATGTACAgcgttttcatttttcattaattcatttacaAAACTGgctaaaattcaatttcaaaatggTTAGTATCACATTCACATTACCTTCCAATACCAGTTACCAAAATGATTCATACCACACAAGATATTACAGAAAActgaaagtttttataaatgttgAATATCTggctgaaaaaaagaaagataatGCCAcctaattcaatgttttatggATGTAAAAATTGGTAGTCTATGAGTATTTAATTTGCTTCTTCATGTAGACTTACTGCAGAACTTTATCTTCAACTTACTTGTCAGCTTCTCCTTTGAAGCGATCTCGTGATCTTTTGATGGCATATAGGTGACCATCTTCTTTACTTCTAACTTTAAAAACCTGAAATTAAGAAGTCACAAATGTATGGATACAAATAAGTATGCTACCAGTTGACAttcaacaaaaacaacaattaaGATTCAGATTTAATATGTTCTGGTCAGCAAAACTGCTTGCCTTCACCCCCATTCTCCAGTTTGCTCTGAAAAATGAACTCTAGCAAGAAATTCTTCCGTTTACTTTACTGTTGTCCTAGCTTTGaatacacttttttcaaaattattttcagaTTGAAAACACAGATACCACAAACCCTGAGCTGGAAAAACTGTTTTTAAAGTTTGAAATACCGGTAATAAAATAATCTCACCTCTCCGAATGCTCCTTCTCCCAACTTCTGTAATATTTGGAAGCACTGGTCAAAATACAAGTCTCTCCTTTTCATGTCATATGCTGGACTCTGAAGAAGTGCTGTGTGAACTTGGTTAAGAAAAATTCAACTGTAACAaatcttgattttcaaaaagaagtgTAGATTTTCTGAACTCTGTCAACTTATCTAGGGACGTTCCGGGTGGGGGCTggaagtgtttgaaaaaaaaaaacccactacatGAGGAAAAAAATGTCCACACTACCACTAGTAAAAAGAAACCAACTTTCCCCACAAATGtgtgaatattctcaatcatccaggtagataaacatagtAAAATGACTAAATgagtattaaatctgttcatgatcagtcagcctgatgatgcgtcttggatgagacgtgatactgtcgctatcaaaaaataataaatccagatgaacagatttaatactcATTTTACCAACTTTCCCCactaccaataataataataataataaaactttccccacctaactgagTATAAATAATGcatgaaaaagtttttaaaataacTCCTGGGCATTTATCtagtgaaaaaaataaaataaataaaaattgtcgTTTGCCCCGATCTCAACTTCCAgaagtcaaatggtgcatcccttaataGCTATAGACAACTTTAAAATGTGTGTACAGATAATGTCAATTGAGTTCaaaaaggtttttattttttggggggggggtgggttgcTATAAAAAGGGTGCATTTTTTTGGCAGGATGAAACTTGTTCAAGGTGGTGTGAAAAAATGTGGTCAAGCTGCACTATTAAACATATACTTGAGTGCATTTCCCCCTTCCTCCCATGTATAATagaatacatgtatacatgtactttTTGGTGGGAACTTGTTTTATTAACGTAAGGATACAGCTGGTATCTGCTGAAAATATTCCAGATGATTTTCTGAAGGAAACCTCTCTAGGACGCAGTTCATCTTCTCTGCCTTTGTTTGGGAACAGCCTACTGATGGGTGGTGCACTCTTGATGGGAGGACGAGGTACTAGAGACTCTCTTCTTATAGTTGTGTAGTCTGCCGATCGATACTGAAATTGTGAAAATTATATTAAACACAAAATTAATGAACATTGTAATTTTACAAACATATTCATAACATACCGAGTTTAAAATTATATACCGTAGGCCTACTATATAGTCTATACTATAATTATATACTatgttctctgggttgatagcaAGTGTGAAAATatgagagcttgaaccaggggccactttggccaaaaatgtggcccctggttcaccaagatttggagtgaACCAAGGGTGACTTTGGATGAACCAGTGGCCACTTACatgtaggggctgtgcaataattatgagggggggggggggtaaaatttccaaacggctcgctaaaaatcgcttgccccccctctcggcccccccccttgaacatgccaaaattttgggatcccaaattgcaaaccttaaatggtctagtacatgtatgttgcgagcgtagcgagcaggaaaatttgcatatttaagcgtttccgtactgtttacccaagccattttagagcgttttattaaaaggcgccccatgaatgcgtgccaaaattcgcccccccctctcggcttgctaaaattgcttgcccccccccccttattgcacagcccttacccGGGTGAAAATAAGGAATGATGGACCAGGAGCTACTTTTACATAAAAATGGCAACTTGTTGAACAAATTTAACTATAGGTAaaataagtaattcttggccaagctggaacaaTCGGAACGCttgtggctccgcgataaacacacacgctCGTAGCGCGGTACAGTACATGTAGAAAGCATGTTACATTGCGTACACAGactacacgcttagtacgctacatggacgcaggTATGTTCgggcttggccaagaattacttatttTACCTAGATacggaaccaggggccatttccaatcATCAAatggccaataaaaataaagatgtgctgccATGCTGGATGAGTACCGGTAACATAAAGAACTATAGTTActttgaatttgatataatttTGGTTCAGTATCCATTCCAGGGGGTCAGTTttcacttttttgagaaaattgtccCCTGTTCCACTAAAATTGGGTTGGAACCAGGGGCCatatttcagagtttctgggTGCCAAACTGCTTGCCTTCACCCCCATTCTCCAGTTTGCTCTGAAAAATAAACTCTAGCAAGAAATTCTTCCGGACATCTAGAGTTTACTTTCTGCTGTTGTCCTAGCTCTGAATGCACTTTATATTTTCACCCGTGGTTGATAGgatgatgaacagattttaatctttaccagagcagccagcacacatatagtcctgccagcaagacttcagtctttatcacaTGATCATAAACATAACGACATAGCTAGCTATGGACCTGAATCCgtataaacataatgacatctatggATCAGTaatcagataatgtcataatgttaaatacagattactgagttacagttactggaactaccaGCACACCTAAACGTTGTCCttgaaaaaaaagagacaaacaaaaaAACCATGGTGCATCTGGCCGCATTCGAAACGGCGACCCGTCATGATCGAACTTTTATTTCCCAATTTCCATAACATGGTGTCATACTGTCATGCTTCACCGATTCTGACACGTTTTGAGCTAGCTCAGCGTTCTTTCCTGTCTGTCATATCCATCGCATcgcgtcgtcatcatcatcagctggATTGATCAAACATGCGCCATGATGCGGATTGGATTGCGCATGTAAAGTTAATCGCACTGTTACGTGCTTGCCGGCTTTTCTCTATGAAACTAGGAAATGTTATAGTTTTTCTTTAGTCTTCGACATCAAAAAATCACACCATCATTAATAATTCTTAAGAGTCCTTTATTCCTCTCTCCATCTCCTCTTTTTGAATTTCCctcttattattattttcttccttCCCCCTCGCGCAGCTCTTCCTCCAAATCAAACGCAAATGCTCACCGCGTCGCTCCCCGCACAACGCGCCGCGTTACACCGCGGAAACCCTATTAAT
Above is a genomic segment from Amphiura filiformis chromosome 17, Afil_fr2py, whole genome shotgun sequence containing:
- the LOC140137035 gene encoding membrane-associated tyrosine- and threonine-specific cdc2-inhibitory kinase-like, producing MLHSKATPAVVQHNFVQANGFKSPRPTPKFFPEENKFSQKKYRSADYTTIRRESLVPRPPIKSAPPISRLFPNKGREDELRPREVSFRKSSGIFSADTSSLLQSPAYDMKRRDLYFDQCFQILQKLGEGAFGEVFKVRSKEDGHLYAIKRSRDRFKGEADKRRRLEEVNKHESLSKHPNCVEFHKAWAERGHLYIQTELCKISLLEFAEENHDIPESIVWDYLVDLLQGLKHLHDQNFLHLDLKPENIFFSFYGVCKVGDFGLTIELNKRDLGEAQEGDPQYLAPELLQGKFGKHADVFSLGITMLELACDLELPRNGALWHQLRKGEIPWDICKKNISESLKETISLMMHPDYQKRPTVDQLLSMPSLKRAIRVRRCKVAVKKVWTSVTYVFSFIITLLLRLWFLIIPSQPSDIMKSPELPKDHAVRRPSHWDLSFSDDDCFDSDISYDSFDSDISYDIFDSDISRSDISHGSLGCPLANSTFSSEDEGLNLNHSGMKQNHSRSKSPRKTPKPKTLFPPNSAMRLCNPRSSSPITKEKAKLKPGGSPNTSGLSDFCHTPTKSRLDFSSSFEEDDDVEANNSNLQPKNLMQMFHDFDSAGL